The following nucleotide sequence is from Oenanthe melanoleuca isolate GR-GAL-2019-014 chromosome 5, OMel1.0, whole genome shotgun sequence.
GGGATGGCATACTCCAGGGTGATCAGGCCCATGAAGTCAAAATCAAACTGGGAATAATCCCATGGGCAGGCATTGAACTGGCGTAGGATGAGGCCAGTGGTGAACTCCCAGAGATATGTCCACAGTGTGTAAATGAAGCACCGCACTAAAATGTTACACTTGTCTTTGAGATACAGATACATCTTCTCCACAATGAGGATGGAAGTGCCATAGATGAAGAGTGCCCACACACTGGTAACACCTGGGAACTTCCAGTTGAAGTTGACCACAAactcccaggcagctgtgaaCATCACCTCACAGAAATAGCCGTGGATGGCGTAGAGGTACCATCGTGAGAAAGCGGTCAGAGGCTCTGCCGCAGCCATTCTTCTGCACTcaccccagcagtgctctgaaaggaagagggaaagagagggagagaggagtcAACGAGGATATCACAAGTCCTTATCCCCCAGATGGCAGCACATAAACCTGTAACAAAGGATTAATCTGAGAAAGAAGTGACTCTCATTTTCACCACT
It contains:
- the TMEM229B gene encoding transmembrane protein 229B, which encodes MAAAEPLTAFSRWYLYAIHGYFCEVMFTAAWEFVVNFNWKFPGVTSVWALFIYGTSILIVEKMYLYLKDKCNILVRCFIYTLWTYLWEFTTGLILRQFNACPWDYSQFDFDFMGLITLEYAIPWFCASFIMEQLVIRNTLRLRFDETAEPGAPTAPVALANGHVKTD